One Oncorhynchus clarkii lewisi isolate Uvic-CL-2024 chromosome 28, UVic_Ocla_1.0, whole genome shotgun sequence genomic region harbors:
- the LOC139387479 gene encoding uncharacterized protein encodes MATVRFTLSILLTLLHHSEPSAETSVFVLKGQDVRLNVQTNVQLKEDVDVLFWKFNRSVNVVKYPPKVTFERYRGRAEFSEGDFSLLLKNLQEGDSGLYDAVVTGNNDSNVAKYLIKVQAEELSWEEVDDNSVKVWIPVGVLIIVGLFVLISIVLWRKINEGDKEEMINTEYATVRTPGNSQIGGEEQESPGPASPSIYSMVGLPQPQPVNHQPLPVDLPMATMTSMPESLYAVVGEKTRQQ; translated from the exons ATGGCGACTGTGCGTTTCACCCTCTCTATTCTACTAACTCTCCTCCATCATTCAG AGCCCAGTGCTGAGACCTCTGTGTTTGTGCTGAAGGGACAGGATGTTCGCCTGAATGTCCAGACAAATGTTCAACTGAAAGAAGATGTTGATGTGCTATTTTGGAAGTTTAACAGATCAGTCAATGTTGTAAAGTACCCACCAAAAGTTACCTTTGAAAGATACCGAGGTAGGGCTGAATTTAGTGAGGGAGACTTCTCTCTGCTACTGAAGAACCTCCAGGAAGGAGACAGTGGACTTTATGATGCAGTAGTGACTGGTAACAATGACAGCAACGTAGCTAAATACTTGATAAAAGTCCAAG CAGAGGAACTATCGTGGGAGGAAGTGGACGACAACTCTGTCAAAGTCTGGATACCTGTCGGTGTCCTCATCATAGTTGGATTATTCGTCCTGATTAGCATTGTTCTTTGGCGAAAGATAAATGAAG GTGACAAAGAGGAAATGATAAACACAGAGTATGCTACAGTCAGG ACTCCAGGTAACAGTCAAATAGGTGGTGAAGAGCAGGAATCTCCAGGTCCAGCATCACCCTCCATCTACAGTATGGTGGGactaccccaaccccagcctgttaaccaccagcctTTGCCTGTGGACCTCCCCATGGCCACCATGACCTCCATGCCTGAGAGTTTATATGCTGTGGTGGGGGAAAAGACTAGACAACAATAA